In Oceanobacillus sp. FSL K6-2867, one DNA window encodes the following:
- a CDS encoding n-acetylglutamate synthase has translation MINYDGRQFVSIENTVNGEVSTKTIFEYKQEDNILSATYRGGEIIKGILIGIVKEDGCLHFKYNHVNTKGLIRGGECYSTPEILTDGRIRLHESWKWSDESEGKSIVVEME, from the coding sequence GTGATAAATTATGATGGCCGTCAATTTGTATCAATCGAAAACACAGTAAACGGAGAAGTATCCACCAAAACTATTTTTGAATATAAACAAGAAGATAATATACTTTCAGCAACCTATCGCGGAGGAGAAATTATAAAAGGTATATTGATCGGAATCGTAAAAGAAGATGGTTGCCTGCATTTTAAATATAATCATGTAAACACAAAAGGCTTGATAAGAGGTGGTGAATGTTACTCCACACCTGAAATTTTAACTGATGGACGAATCAGGCTGCATGAAAGCTGGAAATGGTCGGACGAAAGTGAAGGAAAATCTATTGTAGTGGAGATGGAATGA